The Granulicella sp. 5B5 nucleotide sequence GAAGGTGGCACTGGTGGAGATGCGCGAGGTGGTGGGCGGCGCGTGCATCAATACTGGAACGATCCCGTCGAAGACGATGCGCGAGGCCGTGCTGCACCTGTCGGGGTACAACTACAAGTCGATCTATGGGATGAACTACCGGGTGAAGGAAAAGATCACGATGGCGGACCTGGCGTTCCGGGTGCAGCACGTGATCAAGACCGAGGTCGATGTGACCGAGGCGCAGCTCTCGCGGAACAACATCGAGATGCTGGTGGGTGTGGCGAGTTTTGAAGATGCGACCCATGTGAAGGTGACCAATACCAAGGGTTCGACGGTGTATGAGGCGGCGAATATTTTGATCGCGACGGGCACGAAGCCCGCGAGCTCGCCGAAGGTGCCGATCAATGGCACGTCGATTGTGAACAGCGACCTGGTGCTGAACCTGCCGACGCTGCCTTCGACAATGATTATTGTGGGCGGCGGCGTGATCGGGGTGGAGTACTGTTGCATGTTCGCGGCGCTGGGTGTGCGGGTGACGCTGATTGAGCGGCGACCGCGGCTGCTGGAGTTCGCGGACCAGGAGATTGTGGAGGCGCTGAGCTATCACCTGCGGGATGCGCGCGTGACGATGCGGCTGAACGAAGAGGTGGAGTCGGTGGAGGAGATCGACGGCAAGGTTGTGGCAAACCTTGAGAGCAAGAAGAAGCTGCAGGGCGATGCGCTGCTGTATGCCGTGGGACGCCAGGGCAATGTGGATGAGCTGAACCTGTCGAATGCGGGCATCGAGGCTGACAATCGCGGGCGCATCCCGGTGGACAAGGACTTTCAGACGAAGACGCCGCATGTGTATGCGGTGGGCGATGTGATCGGGTTCCCGTCGCTGGCGTCGGTGAGCATGGAGCAGGGGCGGATTGCGGCGGCGCGGGCGTTTGGCGATACGAGCATTGTGAGCAACCCAAGCTTCTATCCGTATGGGATTTATACGATCCCGGAGATCAGCTTTATCGGCAAGACCGAGGAGCAGCTGACGGAAGAGGATGTGCCGTACGAGGTGGGTGTGGCCTATTATCGCGAGATTGCTCGTGGGCAGATCCGCGGCGATACGACGGGGCGGCTGAAGATCATCTTCCACCGCGAGACGCATTACCTGCTGGGCGTGCATATTATCGGCGAGGGCGCGAGCGAACTGCTGCATATTGGGCAGGCCGTGATGGCGCTGGGCGGCAAGCTGGAGTACTTCGTGGAGACGGTGTTCAACTATCCGACGCTGGCTGAGTGCTACAAGGTGGCTGCGTTCAATGGGTTGAACCGCGTGGCGAAGCTGGATTGAGCACGGACCACTGGGACGGGAGCCGCGCTGGGCGGGCGATTTTCGTCATGTGGGCGTTGACGACGATGTCTTGAGCAAGCTACTGTCTGAAGTCCTATAGGGGTTGGCGATGGCGAAGAGCCTGAACAAGCCAGCTTTCGTGGGGGACTTGAGAGAGTGAGCGAGATGAGTGCAGCGGTGAGCGAGGCGATGCCAGGCATGGAAGAGACAGTCACGAACGGTACGACAAAGATGGTCGGCGTGGTGATGGCCGAGCGGTTGTATGCAGGGTTGATTGTGGACCACCAGCTGGTGGGCGAGATGAAGAGCCTGCCGCCGGCCAGTGTGAAGCTGGGCGCGGATGAAGACAACTCGATGGTGGAGATGCCGACGGACGAGGTGATCGAAGCGATCTGCCGGCTGGTTGTGGATGTGGCGAAGGGCAGTGAGGCCCAACTGCTCGCGGTGGGCGTTGCGGTGCCGGGCCTGATCAAGAATGGCGTTGTGGAAGAGGCCCCGAACCTGCCGCAGCTGAAGGGCGCGCGCGTCGAGATGAAGTTGATGGAGAAGCTGGCGACGCATGGCATTTCGGCGAAGGTGCATGTGGTGAACGACGCCGATGCGGTGGCTGCGGGACTCGCGAGCAAGCACGACAAGCTCGATCACTTTTTGCGGGTGTGGACGCTGGGGACGGGCATTGGGTTTGGGACGTATCCGTTTACCGAGGGCGTTTGGGAGAATGGGCATACGGTGGTGACGCTGGATGATAAAGAGCGCTACTGCGGCTGCGGTGGGCGCGGTCATTTGGAAGGGATTATGGGGCACCGGTCGATGCGGCTGCGGTTTCTGGATATGGAGCCGGAAGAGGTGTTTGCAGCGGCGAACCGGCATCCTGACCCAGACGCGCGGTGCCTGGACTTCAAGAAGCTGTGGCACAAGGCGCTGGCTGCGGCGACGGCGAGCTCGA carries:
- the sthA gene encoding Si-specific NAD(P)(+) transhydrogenase, which produces MANVYDLIVIGSGPAGQRAAIYGAKLGKKVALVEMREVVGGACINTGTIPSKTMREAVLHLSGYNYKSIYGMNYRVKEKITMADLAFRVQHVIKTEVDVTEAQLSRNNIEMLVGVASFEDATHVKVTNTKGSTVYEAANILIATGTKPASSPKVPINGTSIVNSDLVLNLPTLPSTMIIVGGGVIGVEYCCMFAALGVRVTLIERRPRLLEFADQEIVEALSYHLRDARVTMRLNEEVESVEEIDGKVVANLESKKKLQGDALLYAVGRQGNVDELNLSNAGIEADNRGRIPVDKDFQTKTPHVYAVGDVIGFPSLASVSMEQGRIAAARAFGDTSIVSNPSFYPYGIYTIPEISFIGKTEEQLTEEDVPYEVGVAYYREIARGQIRGDTTGRLKIIFHRETHYLLGVHIIGEGASELLHIGQAVMALGGKLEYFVETVFNYPTLAECYKVAAFNGLNRVAKLD
- a CDS encoding ROK family protein, whose amino-acid sequence is MSAAVSEAMPGMEETVTNGTTKMVGVVMAERLYAGLIVDHQLVGEMKSLPPASVKLGADEDNSMVEMPTDEVIEAICRLVVDVAKGSEAQLLAVGVAVPGLIKNGVVEEAPNLPQLKGARVEMKLMEKLATHGISAKVHVVNDADAVAAGLASKHDKLDHFLRVWTLGTGIGFGTYPFTEGVWENGHTVVTLDDKERYCGCGGRGHLEGIMGHRSMRLRFLDMEPEEVFAAANRHPDPDARCLDFKKLWHKALAAATASSIHSRGAGRFYLTGYNVRFLDMNMLKDYLHQMVKMSPLQSYMLEVVDDSQSTRVLGAAVAAEQAVGR